The following are from one region of the Nicotiana tabacum cultivar K326 chromosome 3, ASM71507v2, whole genome shotgun sequence genome:
- the LOC107805651 gene encoding bidirectional sugar transporter SWEET2a, producing MNKERMSLVGELHSVYSICSFAAGIAGNLFAFVLFVSPIPTFRRIIRSKSTEQFSGLPYIYALINCLICLWYGTPIVSPGIILVFTVNSIGAVFQLVYITIFIINAERSKKLKMLGLLLGVFAVFAAIIAISIYLFEPPSRQTFVGYLSVISLISMFASPLFIINLVIKTKSVEYMPFYLSLATFLMSVSFFAYGMFKNDPFISVPNGIGAILGIIQLVLYFRYSKSEEEPRAPLLDSYT from the exons ATGAACAAAGAGAGAATGTCACTAGTAGGTGAATTGCACTCAGTTTACTCAATCTGCAGTTTTGCAGCTGGGATTGCAG GGAACCTCTTCGCGTTCGTCTTATTCGTGTCACCAAT ACCAACGTTCAGAAGAATCATTAGAAGCAAATCTACAGAACAGTTTTCTGGATTACCTTATATCTATGCGCTCATTAATTGCTTAATATGCCTCTGGTATGGGACACCAATTGTATCTCCTGGTATTATATTGGTTTTCACTGTCAATTCAATTGGAGCAGTGTTCCAGCTGGTATATATCACCATCTTCATCATTAATGCGGAGCGGTCAAAGAAG TTGAAAATGCTGGGGTTGCTGCTTGGCGTTTTTGCTGTATTTGCTGCTATAATTGCCATCAGCATATATCTGTTTGAGCCTCCTAGTCGACAAACTTTCGTTGGATATTTATCCGTCATTTCTCTGATTTCCATGTTTGCTTCTCCACTATTCATTATT AATTTGGTGATCAAGACAAAGAGCGTGGAGTACATGCCGTTTTATCTATCACTTGCAACTTTTCTCATGAGCGTTTCTTTCTTTGCCTATGGAATGTTCAAGAATGATCCATTCATCTCT GTACCAAATGGGATAGGAGCAATTCTTGGCATCATACAACTGGTCCTATACTTCAGATATAGCAAATCAGAAGAGGAGCCAAGAGCACCTCTCTTGGATTCTTATACATGA